The sequence below is a genomic window from uncultured Methanobrevibacter sp..
ATTTGGCGCTGAGCAGAGCATCTCAATACTATTTCGACACTGATATCCTTTGCAAGATTTTCACCACGTTCAAATGCAAGAAACGCCTGATTGACACCATGAATTATATGATTTTTTGAAGCCACTGCATCTGCATTCAACAGTTGAATAATTTCGCCGTCCTTTTTAATTGCATCAATTTCTGAGAGAGTTTTTCCAACTGAATCAATTGTAGCTGTGAATCCTAAAATTTTTATATTTTCCATATGCATGTAACCACTAATCCCTAAGTAACCTGTTTACACCGGCAATATATGCTTTAACACTTGCATTAATAATATCCGCTTCAGTACCGCGCGCAG
It includes:
- the cgi121 gene encoding KEOPS complex subunit Cgi121; translation: MENIKILGFTATIDSVGKTLSEIDAIKKDGEIIQLLNADAVASKNHIIHGVNQAFLAFERGENLAKDISVEIVLRCSAQRQISKAFKILGLSEGEMNLCAVLINCDDYSDELNSLFISDDDVLIANEEKLKEIYKISDFELENMSIEDLLIDRITKLTVDY